The Streptomyces sp. NBC_01268 genome window below encodes:
- the priA gene encoding bifunctional 1-(5-phosphoribosyl)-5-((5-phosphoribosylamino)methylideneamino)imidazole-4-carboxamide isomerase/phosphoribosylanthranilate isomerase PriA, whose protein sequence is MTSALELLPAVDVRDGQAVRLVHGESGTETSYGSPLEAALAWQRSGAEWLHLVDLDAAFGTGDNRQLVREVAESMAELNLRVELSGGIRDDASLAAALATGCTRVNLGTAALETPEWVAKVIAEHGDKIAVGLDVRGTTLRGRGWTRDGGDLYETLARLDSEGCARYVVTDIAKDGTLEGPNLELLRNVCAATDKPVVASGGVSSLDDLRALSALVPLGVEGAIVGKALYAKAFTLEEALQAVAV, encoded by the coding sequence GTGACCAGCGCGCTCGAACTCCTCCCCGCCGTCGACGTCCGCGACGGCCAGGCCGTCCGCCTCGTGCACGGCGAGTCCGGCACGGAGACCTCCTACGGCTCGCCCCTGGAGGCCGCCCTCGCGTGGCAGCGCTCCGGCGCCGAGTGGCTGCACCTCGTCGACCTGGACGCCGCCTTCGGCACCGGCGACAACCGGCAGCTGGTCCGCGAGGTCGCCGAGTCCATGGCGGAGTTGAACCTCCGGGTCGAGCTCTCCGGCGGCATCCGCGACGACGCCTCGCTGGCCGCGGCGCTCGCCACCGGCTGCACCCGCGTCAACCTGGGCACCGCCGCCCTGGAGACGCCCGAGTGGGTCGCCAAGGTCATCGCCGAGCACGGCGACAAGATCGCCGTCGGTCTGGACGTGCGCGGCACGACCCTGCGCGGCCGGGGCTGGACCCGCGACGGCGGCGACCTGTACGAGACGCTGGCCCGCCTCGACTCCGAGGGCTGCGCCCGTTACGTGGTCACCGACATCGCCAAGGACGGCACCCTGGAGGGCCCCAACCTGGAGCTCCTGCGGAACGTCTGCGCGGCCACCGACAAGCCGGTCGTCGCCTCCGGCGGCGTCTCCTCCCTGGACGACCTGCGGGCCCTGTCCGCCCTGGTCCCGCTGGGCGTCGAGGGCGCGATCGTCGGCAAGGCGCTGTACGCGAAGGCCTTCACCCTGGAAGAGGCCCTTCAGGCGGTGGCCGTATGA
- the hisH gene encoding imidazole glycerol phosphate synthase subunit HisH, whose product MSGGSPKKVVVFDYGFGNVRSAERALARVGAEVEITRDYERAMNADGLLVPGVGAFSACMEGLKEARGDWIIGRRLSGGRPVMGICVGMQILFARGIEHGVETEGLDEWPGSVEPLDAPVVPHMGWNTVDAPEGSELFAGLDADTRYYFVHSYGVRTWELEIGNPHIRAPKVTWSTHGEPFVSAVENGALWATQFHPEKSGDAGAQLLTNWIGTL is encoded by the coding sequence ATGAGCGGCGGCAGCCCCAAGAAGGTCGTCGTCTTCGACTACGGCTTCGGCAACGTCCGCTCCGCCGAGCGCGCTCTCGCCCGGGTCGGAGCCGAGGTCGAGATCACCCGCGACTACGAGCGCGCCATGAACGCCGACGGCCTGCTCGTCCCCGGCGTCGGTGCCTTCTCCGCCTGCATGGAGGGCCTCAAGGAGGCCCGCGGTGACTGGATCATCGGCCGCCGGCTCTCCGGCGGACGCCCGGTCATGGGCATCTGCGTCGGCATGCAGATCCTCTTCGCCCGCGGCATCGAGCACGGCGTGGAGACCGAGGGGCTCGACGAGTGGCCCGGTTCGGTCGAGCCGCTGGACGCGCCGGTCGTGCCCCACATGGGCTGGAACACGGTCGACGCGCCCGAGGGCAGCGAGCTGTTCGCCGGCCTCGACGCCGACACCCGCTACTACTTCGTGCACTCCTACGGGGTGCGCACGTGGGAGCTGGAGATCGGCAACCCCCACATCCGTGCCCCCAAGGTGACCTGGTCCACCCACGGCGAGCCGTTCGTCTCCGCGGTGGAGAACGGGGCCCTGTGGGCGACCCAGTTCCACCCCGAGAAGTCCGGCGACGCCGGCGCCCAGCTCCTCACCAACTGGATCGGAACCCTGTGA
- the hisB gene encoding imidazoleglycerol-phosphate dehydratase HisB, whose product MSRVGRVERTTKETSVVVEIDLDGTGKVDVSTGVGFYDHMLDQLGRHGLFDLTVKTDGDLHIDSHHTIEDTALALGAAFKQALGDKVGIYRFGNCTVPLDESLAQVTVDLSGRPYLVHTEPENMAPMIGSYDTTMTRHILESFVAQAQIALHVHVPYGRNAHHIVECQFKALARALRYASERDVRAAGILPSTKGAL is encoded by the coding sequence ATGAGCCGCGTAGGCCGCGTTGAGCGCACCACCAAGGAGACGTCCGTCGTCGTCGAGATCGACCTCGACGGCACCGGAAAGGTCGACGTGTCGACCGGGGTCGGGTTCTACGACCACATGCTCGACCAGCTCGGCCGGCACGGTCTGTTCGACCTGACCGTGAAGACCGACGGCGACCTCCACATCGACTCGCACCACACGATCGAGGACACCGCCCTCGCCCTGGGCGCCGCCTTCAAGCAGGCCCTCGGCGACAAGGTCGGCATCTACCGCTTCGGCAACTGCACCGTCCCGCTGGACGAGTCGCTCGCCCAGGTCACCGTCGACCTCTCCGGCCGCCCCTACCTGGTGCACACCGAGCCCGAGAACATGGCGCCGATGATCGGCTCCTACGACACGACGATGACCCGGCACATCCTGGAGTCCTTCGTCGCGCAGGCGCAGATCGCCCTGCACGTCCACGTGCCGTACGGGCGCAACGCCCACCACATCGTCGAGTGCCAGTTCAAGGCGCTCGCCCGCGCCCTGCGCTACGCCTCGGAGCGCGACGTCCGCGCCGCCGGAATCCTCCCCTCCACGAAGGGCGCGCTGTAA